The proteins below come from a single Chelmon rostratus isolate fCheRos1 chromosome 12, fCheRos1.pri, whole genome shotgun sequence genomic window:
- the miga1 gene encoding mitoguardin 1 codes for MTHETLISSQLSVKAAALRMVDLPLSVYGSLAQVSVSTGTKKLVAATAFSAVSLLFLARRFQRRKGRKKTHSPQWEQAGFEFLSPASAESDNTSQNITLSLNSKNGYSSGLVLTTGDYRKLSGSLLSLASVKSMNSSSSSTCANESTCWDRVGEADICSMVNLPVTTPENLYLMGMDLFEEALRRWEEALTFRSRQREDDASCASVKTGAGDAIAEQSMEDVISAEFIHRLKSLLQRAYSLQEEFEGVLCMSEPSSHSNSQDKMADILAREEPDDACLRDSISIASTDSFVSAAELSEHRELRSVFALGHHPFYEEALQMAEDGKISCRVLRTEMLECLGDLDFLAKLHCVRQACQLILRERTTRMFLADTGKKILSSIIVKAQKNPNRFEEVFEEMISFLEHTEHWENTEVELATRGVKHLNFYDIVLDFILMDSFEDLENPPISIQNVINNRWLNSSFKETAVASSCWSVMKQKRQHMKVPDGFIAHFYAVCEQISPVLAWGFLGPQSSLNDFCCFFKDQVLHFLKDIFDLDKVRYSSVETLAEDMLHLLHRRSELLLAYLGADSLRHGNGCNPPQVQLVAGALLEARVQ; via the exons ATGACACACGAGACCCTCATAAGCTCCCAGCTGTCTGTGAAGGCTGCCGCCCTGCGCATGGTCGACCTACCGCTCTCCGTGTACGGCTCCCTGGCACAG GTGAGTGTCAGCACAGGCACCAAGAAGCTGGTGGCAGCCACTGCCTTCAGTGCCGTctcgctcctcttcctcgcGCGTCGCTTCCAGAGGAGGAAGGGCAGGAAGAAGACTCACTCACCTCAGTGGGAGCAGGCGGGCTTTGAGTTTTTGTCCCCGGCCTCAGCAGAGAGCG ATAACACCAGTCAAAACATCACTCTCTCCCTCAACTCCAAGAATGGCTACTCCTCTGGTCTGGTTCTCACTACAGGAGACTACAGAAAACTGTCCGGGTCTCTGCTGAGCCTGGCCTCG GTAAAAAGCATgaactcctccagcagcagcacctgtgcAAATGAATCCACCTGTTGGGACCGAGTGGGGGAAGCTGATATCTGCAGCATGGTCAACTTACCTGTCACCACACCTGAAAACCTGTACCTTATGG GTATGGATTTATTCGAGGAGGCTCTGAGGCGGTGGGAGGAAGCGTTGACATTCAGGAGCAGGCAGCGCGAGGACGATGCCAGCTGCGCGTCCGTCAAAACTGGAGCTGGAGACGCCATCGCAGAGCAGAGCATGGAG gATGTCATCAGCGCAGAGTTCATCCACAGGCTGaagtctctgctgcagagagcttACAGTCTCCAGGAGGAGTTTGAGGGAGTGTTGTGCATGTCAGAGCCCTCATCCCACAGCAACAGCCAGG ATAAAATGGCAGACATTTTGGCCAGAGAGGAGCCGGACGACGCCTGTCTGAGGGACAGCATCAGCATCGCCTCCACTGACTCgtttgtgtctgctgctgag ctgtcagagcacagagagctgaggagcGTCTTCGCTCTGGGTCATCACCCTTTCTACGAGGAGGCGCTGCAGATGGCCGAGGACGGCAAGATCTCCTGCAGGGTGCTGCG GACGGAGATGCTGGAGTGTCTTGGGGATCTAGATTTCCTGGCCAAGTTGCACTGTGTGCGGCAGGCGTGTCAG CTCATTTTGCGCGAGAGAACAACCAGGATGTTTCTGGCCGACACGGGAAAGAAAATACTGTCTTCCATCATCGTGAAAGCTCAGAAG AACCCGAACAGATTCGAGGAAGTGTTTGAGGAGATGATTTCCTTCCTGGAGCACACGGAGCACTGGGAAAACACAGAGGTGGAGCTGGCAACACGAGGG GTGAAGCACTTGAACTTCTATGATATAGTGCTGGACTTCATCCTGATGGACTCATTCGAGGACCTGGAGAATCCACCCATCTCCATCCAGAATGTGATCAACAACCGCTGGCTCAACAGCTCCTTCAAGGAAACT GCGGTGGCTTCAAGCTGTTGGTCAGTGATGAAGCAGAAGAGACAGCACATGAAG GTACCTGACGGCTTCATCGCCCATTTCTACGCCGTGTGTGAGCAGATCAGCCCCGTTCTCGCCTGGGGTTTCCTGGGGCCCCAGAGCTCCCTGAATGacttctgctgcttcttcaaG GATCAGGTGCTGCACTTCCTAAAGGACATTTTTGACCTGGACAAAGTGCGCTACTCCTCTGTGGAGACTCTGGCTGAGGACatgctccacctgctgcaccGGCGCTCTGAACTGCTGCTGGCCTACCTGGGCGCCGACTCCCTGCGGCACGGCAACGGCTGCAACCCCCCGCAGGTGCAGCTGGTGGCCGGCGCCCTGCTGGAGGCACGAGTGCAGTGA
- the usp33 gene encoding ubiquitin carboxyl-terminal hydrolase 33 isoform X1: protein MPPTSGSDCPHLDCVGEITKEELIQKSHGQCQDCKVGGPNLWACLENGCAYVGCGESHTDHSTVHSQETRHNLTVNLTTLRVWCYACGKEVFLERKLGPHSPHANSKPLPSPQNAGQDNSRAPGSPTSLRVPPNGGCEDLDMETEEEDDLRARGLTGLKNIGNTCYMNAALQALSNCPPLTQFFLECGGMVRTDKKPALCKSYQKLVSDLWHKNRPSYVVPTNLFQGIKAINPMFRGYSQQDSQEFLRCLMDQLHEELKEPLPEPYDQSNGITVDDSPEEDSHSQSDNDFQSCESCGSSERADNEVQGGNVLIDDTNEAEMLIPEQDEIQANREWQKEKNMINDFYRSGVNGVMGGSTGVDMDKDVDTTTETTPIISSQGAIKVQGRTSDSFPDIQMSNNTRPQSPVPMEGHIPKISSSPPKAASGWPSLNPAHKKAVTTFSPPKNKRQKKYRSVISDVFDGTIVSSVQCLTCDRVSVTLENFQDISLPIPGKEDLAKLHSSTHQTSLVKAGSCGEAYAPQGWIAFVMEYIKSWFWGPVVTLQDCLAAFFARDELKGDNMYSCEKCKKLRNGVKFCKMQSLPEILCIHLKRFRHELMFSTKISTHVSFPLEGLDLQPFLAKDSSAQTSNYDLLSVICHHGTASSGHYIAYCRNDVNNLWYEFDDQSVTEVSESCVQNAEAYVLFYKKSNEDALKERRRVSGLFNMMEPSLLQFYISRQWLNKFKTFAEPGPISNDDFLCSHGGVPPNKATFIDDLVVMLPQNVWDHLYSRYGGGPAVNHLYVCHTCQIEIEKLEKRRKSELDMFVRLNKAFQEEESPVVIYCISMQWFREWEGFVKGKDNDPPGPIDNSKITVNKNGHLTLKQGADSGQISEETWNFLHSIYGGGPLVTVRPNISHQEAESSQSEEKIEVETRSV from the exons ATGCCGCCCACGTCCGGCAGTGACTGCCCCCACCTGGACTGCGTGGGGGAGATCACCAAGGAGGAGCTCATTCAGAAATCCCAT GGCCAGTGCCAAGACTGTAAAGTTGGAGGACCAAATCTGTGGGCGTGTTTGGAG aaTGGCTGTGCGTACGTAGGCTGTGGAGAATCTCACACTGACCACAGCACTGTGCACTCGCAG GAGACGAGGCACAACCTCACAGTGAACCTGACCACACTTCGAGTGTGGTGCTACGCCTGCGGCAAGGAGGTTTTCCTGGAGCGTAAATTGGGTCCTCACTCTCCCCACGCCAACAGCaaacccctcccctctccacagAACGCTGGCCAG GATAACAGCAGGGCCCCTGGGAGCCCAACCTCTCTGAGAGTGCCCCCTAATGGAGGCTGTGAAGACCTGGacatggagacagaggaggaggatgacctGCGTGCCAGAG GCCTGACAGGGCTGAAGAACATAGGCAACACCTGCTACATGAACGCTGCCCTCCAGGCCCTCTCTAACTG CCCGCCCTTGACACAGTTCTTCCTTGAATGTGGCGGCATGGTGAGGACGGACAAGAAGCCTGCACTCTGCAAAAGCTACCAGAAACTAGTGTCAGACCTGTGGCACAAGAACAG ACCCTCCTACGTAGTCCCAACCAACTTGTTCCAGGGGATCAAAGCCATAAACCCCATGTTTAGAGGATATTCTCAGCAG GACTCCCAGGAGTTTCTGCGCTGCTTGATGGATCAACTTCATGAGGAGCTGAAGGAGCCGCTACCCGAGCCCTACGACCAGTCCAACGGCATCACTGTGGATGACAGCCCCGAGGAGGACAGCCACAGTCAATCAGACAATGACTTCCAGTCATGTGAGTCCTGCGGCAGCAGCGAGCGGGCCGATAATGAGGTGCAGGGCGGGAACGTGCTGATAGACGACACCAACGAGGCAGAGATGCTGATTCCTGAGCAAGATGAGATCCAGGCCAACAGGGAGtggcagaaagagaagaacatGATTAATGACTTTTACCGCTCTGGAGTTAATGGTGTTATGGGTGGAAGCACTGGAGTGGACATGGACAAAGATGTTGATACCACCACCGAAACCACGCCCATTATTAGCAGCCAGGGAGCCATCAAGGTTCAAGGCAGAACATCAG ATTCCTTCCCAGACATCCAAATGTCCAACAACACAAGACCGCAAAGTCCAGTCCCAATGGAGGGACACATTCCCAAAATATCCAGCAGTCCGCCCAAGGCTGCCTCAGGCTGGCCCAGCCTAAACCCTGCACACAAGAAAG CAGTGACCACATTCTCCCCACCAAAGAACAAGCGACAGAAGAAATACCGCAGCGTCATCTCAGATGTGTTCGATGGGACCATTGTCAGCTCAGTTCAGTGCCTCACCTGTGATCGG gtgtcTGTGACCCTGGAGAACTTCCAGGATATTTCGTTGCCCATCCCAGGGAAGGAGGACCTGGCCAAGCTCCACTCCTCCACCCACCAGACCTCCCTGGTTAAAGCTGGCTCCTGTGGAGAAGCTTATGCACCGCAGGGCTGGATTGCATTTGTCATGGAGTACATCAAGAG CTGGTTCTGGGGTCCAGTGGTTACGCTACAAGATTGTCTTGCAGCTTTCTTTGCCAGAGATGAACTAAAGG GCGACAACATGTACagctgtgaaaaatgcaagaa ATTACGAAACGGAGTCAAATTTTGTAAAATGCAAAGTTTGCCAGAG ATCCTGTGTATCCACTTGAAGCGCTTCAGACACGAACTGATGTTCTCCACCAAGATAAGCACCCACGTCTCCTTCCCGCTCGAGGGCCTGGACCTGCAGCCTTTTCTGGCCAAAGACAGCTCCGCCCAGACCTCCAACTatgacctgctgtcagtcatctgtCACCACGGCACTGCCAGCA GTGGCCACTACATAGCGTACTGCAGGAATGACGTGAACAATCTGTGGTATGAATTTGATGACCAAAGCGTGACCGAGGTGTCTGAATCCTGTGTCCAGAATGCTGAGGCTTATGTGCTCTTCTACAA AAAGAGCAACGAGGACGCGCTGAAAGAACGTAGGAGGGTGTCGGGTTTATTCAACATGATGGAGCCCAGTCTTCTGCAGTTCTACATCTCCCGCCAGTGGCTAAACAAGTTCAAGACCTTTGCTGAGCCGGGGCCCATTTCCAACGACGACTTCTTGTGTTCGCATGGAG GTGTGCCACCCAACAAAGCAACATTTATCGATGACCTGGTAGTAATGCTGCCACAGAACGTGTGGGATCACCTTTACAGCAG GTACGGAGGAGGACCAGCTGTAAACCACCTGTATGTTTGCCACACGTGCCAGATTGAGATAGAAAAACTGGAGAAACGGCGCAAGTCAGAGCTGGACATGTTTGTCAGG cTGAACAAGGCGTTCCAGGAGGAGGAGTCTCCAGTGGTCATATACTGCATCAGCATGCAGTGGTTTCGTGAGTGGGAGGGCTTTGTCAAAGGAAAAGACAATG ATCCGCCGGGACCCATTGATAATTCCAAGATTACAGTGAACAAGAACGGCCATTTAACACTCAAACAAG GAGCTGACTCTGGGCAGATCTCTGAAGAGACGTGGAACTTCCTCCACTCTATTTATGGCGGCGGCCCACTCGTGACGGTTCGTCCGAACATCAGCCACCAGGAAGCAGAATCATCACAGTCAGAGGAGAAGATTGAGGTGGAGACGCGCTCTGTCTAA
- the usp33 gene encoding ubiquitin carboxyl-terminal hydrolase 33 isoform X2 has product MPPTSGSDCPHLDCVGEITKEELIQKSHGQCQDCKVGGPNLWACLENGCAYVGCGESHTDHSTVHSQETRHNLTVNLTTLRVWCYACGKEVFLERKLGPHSPHANSKPLPSPQNAGQDNSRAPGSPTSLRVPPNGGCEDLDMETEEEDDLRARGLTGLKNIGNTCYMNAALQALSNCPPLTQFFLECGGMVRTDKKPALCKSYQKLVSDLWHKNRPSYVVPTNLFQGIKAINPMFRGYSQQDSQEFLRCLMDQLHEELKEPLPEPYDQSNGITVDDSPEEDSHSQSDNDFQSCESCGSSERADNEVQGGNVLIDDTNEAEMLIPEQDEIQANREWQKEKNMINDFYRSGVNGVMGGSTGVDMDKDVDTTTETTPIISSQGAIKVQGRTSDSFPDIQMSNNTRPQSPVPMEGHIPKISSSPPKAASGWPSLNPAHKKVTTFSPPKNKRQKKYRSVISDVFDGTIVSSVQCLTCDRVSVTLENFQDISLPIPGKEDLAKLHSSTHQTSLVKAGSCGEAYAPQGWIAFVMEYIKSWFWGPVVTLQDCLAAFFARDELKGDNMYSCEKCKKLRNGVKFCKMQSLPEILCIHLKRFRHELMFSTKISTHVSFPLEGLDLQPFLAKDSSAQTSNYDLLSVICHHGTASSGHYIAYCRNDVNNLWYEFDDQSVTEVSESCVQNAEAYVLFYKKSNEDALKERRRVSGLFNMMEPSLLQFYISRQWLNKFKTFAEPGPISNDDFLCSHGGVPPNKATFIDDLVVMLPQNVWDHLYSRYGGGPAVNHLYVCHTCQIEIEKLEKRRKSELDMFVRLNKAFQEEESPVVIYCISMQWFREWEGFVKGKDNDPPGPIDNSKITVNKNGHLTLKQGADSGQISEETWNFLHSIYGGGPLVTVRPNISHQEAESSQSEEKIEVETRSV; this is encoded by the exons ATGCCGCCCACGTCCGGCAGTGACTGCCCCCACCTGGACTGCGTGGGGGAGATCACCAAGGAGGAGCTCATTCAGAAATCCCAT GGCCAGTGCCAAGACTGTAAAGTTGGAGGACCAAATCTGTGGGCGTGTTTGGAG aaTGGCTGTGCGTACGTAGGCTGTGGAGAATCTCACACTGACCACAGCACTGTGCACTCGCAG GAGACGAGGCACAACCTCACAGTGAACCTGACCACACTTCGAGTGTGGTGCTACGCCTGCGGCAAGGAGGTTTTCCTGGAGCGTAAATTGGGTCCTCACTCTCCCCACGCCAACAGCaaacccctcccctctccacagAACGCTGGCCAG GATAACAGCAGGGCCCCTGGGAGCCCAACCTCTCTGAGAGTGCCCCCTAATGGAGGCTGTGAAGACCTGGacatggagacagaggaggaggatgacctGCGTGCCAGAG GCCTGACAGGGCTGAAGAACATAGGCAACACCTGCTACATGAACGCTGCCCTCCAGGCCCTCTCTAACTG CCCGCCCTTGACACAGTTCTTCCTTGAATGTGGCGGCATGGTGAGGACGGACAAGAAGCCTGCACTCTGCAAAAGCTACCAGAAACTAGTGTCAGACCTGTGGCACAAGAACAG ACCCTCCTACGTAGTCCCAACCAACTTGTTCCAGGGGATCAAAGCCATAAACCCCATGTTTAGAGGATATTCTCAGCAG GACTCCCAGGAGTTTCTGCGCTGCTTGATGGATCAACTTCATGAGGAGCTGAAGGAGCCGCTACCCGAGCCCTACGACCAGTCCAACGGCATCACTGTGGATGACAGCCCCGAGGAGGACAGCCACAGTCAATCAGACAATGACTTCCAGTCATGTGAGTCCTGCGGCAGCAGCGAGCGGGCCGATAATGAGGTGCAGGGCGGGAACGTGCTGATAGACGACACCAACGAGGCAGAGATGCTGATTCCTGAGCAAGATGAGATCCAGGCCAACAGGGAGtggcagaaagagaagaacatGATTAATGACTTTTACCGCTCTGGAGTTAATGGTGTTATGGGTGGAAGCACTGGAGTGGACATGGACAAAGATGTTGATACCACCACCGAAACCACGCCCATTATTAGCAGCCAGGGAGCCATCAAGGTTCAAGGCAGAACATCAG ATTCCTTCCCAGACATCCAAATGTCCAACAACACAAGACCGCAAAGTCCAGTCCCAATGGAGGGACACATTCCCAAAATATCCAGCAGTCCGCCCAAGGCTGCCTCAGGCTGGCCCAGCCTAAACCCTGCACACAAGAAAG TGACCACATTCTCCCCACCAAAGAACAAGCGACAGAAGAAATACCGCAGCGTCATCTCAGATGTGTTCGATGGGACCATTGTCAGCTCAGTTCAGTGCCTCACCTGTGATCGG gtgtcTGTGACCCTGGAGAACTTCCAGGATATTTCGTTGCCCATCCCAGGGAAGGAGGACCTGGCCAAGCTCCACTCCTCCACCCACCAGACCTCCCTGGTTAAAGCTGGCTCCTGTGGAGAAGCTTATGCACCGCAGGGCTGGATTGCATTTGTCATGGAGTACATCAAGAG CTGGTTCTGGGGTCCAGTGGTTACGCTACAAGATTGTCTTGCAGCTTTCTTTGCCAGAGATGAACTAAAGG GCGACAACATGTACagctgtgaaaaatgcaagaa ATTACGAAACGGAGTCAAATTTTGTAAAATGCAAAGTTTGCCAGAG ATCCTGTGTATCCACTTGAAGCGCTTCAGACACGAACTGATGTTCTCCACCAAGATAAGCACCCACGTCTCCTTCCCGCTCGAGGGCCTGGACCTGCAGCCTTTTCTGGCCAAAGACAGCTCCGCCCAGACCTCCAACTatgacctgctgtcagtcatctgtCACCACGGCACTGCCAGCA GTGGCCACTACATAGCGTACTGCAGGAATGACGTGAACAATCTGTGGTATGAATTTGATGACCAAAGCGTGACCGAGGTGTCTGAATCCTGTGTCCAGAATGCTGAGGCTTATGTGCTCTTCTACAA AAAGAGCAACGAGGACGCGCTGAAAGAACGTAGGAGGGTGTCGGGTTTATTCAACATGATGGAGCCCAGTCTTCTGCAGTTCTACATCTCCCGCCAGTGGCTAAACAAGTTCAAGACCTTTGCTGAGCCGGGGCCCATTTCCAACGACGACTTCTTGTGTTCGCATGGAG GTGTGCCACCCAACAAAGCAACATTTATCGATGACCTGGTAGTAATGCTGCCACAGAACGTGTGGGATCACCTTTACAGCAG GTACGGAGGAGGACCAGCTGTAAACCACCTGTATGTTTGCCACACGTGCCAGATTGAGATAGAAAAACTGGAGAAACGGCGCAAGTCAGAGCTGGACATGTTTGTCAGG cTGAACAAGGCGTTCCAGGAGGAGGAGTCTCCAGTGGTCATATACTGCATCAGCATGCAGTGGTTTCGTGAGTGGGAGGGCTTTGTCAAAGGAAAAGACAATG ATCCGCCGGGACCCATTGATAATTCCAAGATTACAGTGAACAAGAACGGCCATTTAACACTCAAACAAG GAGCTGACTCTGGGCAGATCTCTGAAGAGACGTGGAACTTCCTCCACTCTATTTATGGCGGCGGCCCACTCGTGACGGTTCGTCCGAACATCAGCCACCAGGAAGCAGAATCATCACAGTCAGAGGAGAAGATTGAGGTGGAGACGCGCTCTGTCTAA